DNA sequence from the Streptomyces canus genome:
CCCTCGCCCTCGAAGCCATCGCCGAGGAAGACGAGCGCGACATCTTCGTCACCGGCACCCTCCGCCGCGACGAGGGCGGCTGGCCCCGTGTCCTCACCTCCGCCGCCCACGCCCACTGCCAGGGCCTGTCCGTCGACTGGAGCGGGTTCACGACACCGCCCGGCCGGGTCCTGGACCTGCCGGCCTATCCCTTCCAGCGCCGGCGCTACTGGATGGACGTCCGGCAGGAGAACACCGTCCTGGCGCAGACGGGTGCCGTCCCCGCCTTCGCGGCGACGGGCAGCGGCCCGGAGTCCGAGGGCAACGCCGAGGGCACGGACCTGGCCCGCCGGCTGGCCGGACTGCCCGAGGACGAGCGGCGGCAGCTGGCGCTGGACCTTGTGGTGGATGAGGCCACCGCCGTGCTGGGCCTCGACGCCCCCGCCTCGCCCGGCCGGTCCTTCAGCGACCTCGGTTTCGTCTCGATGACCGCCGTCGAGTTGCGCAACCGGCTGCGCGCCGCGACCGGCGCCCGCCTGTCGACGTCCGTCGTCTTCGACCACCCGACTCCGCAGGCCCTCGCCGGTCATCTGCTCGACCGGCTCTCCGGTGCCCGGGACCGTGCTCCGGTGGCCCAGGCGGACGCGTCCGCGGACGGCGACCCGATCGCGATCGTCGCGATGGCCTGCCGCTTCCCGGGAGGCGTACGGGGACCGGACGACCTGTGGCGGCTGGTGTCGGACGGCACGGACGCGATCTCGTTCTTCCCCAAGGACCGCGGCTGGGACGTGGAGTCCATCTACGACCCCGACCCGGACCGCGTCGGCCACACGTACACCCGCGAGGGTGGCTTCATGGACGACGCCGACCAGTTCGACGCGGCGTTCTTCGGGATCAGCCCGCGCGAGGCCCTCGCCATGGACCCGCACCAGCGGCTGCTCCTGGAGACATCCTGGGAGCTTTTCGAGCATGCCGGAATCGACCCGACCACCCTGCGCGGCAGCCGTACCGGCGTCTTCGCGGGCCTGGCCGGGCAGGACTACCCGCAGCTGCTGACGGGGACGTCCGCGCGGGAGGGCGTCGAGTCCTTCCTGCTGACGGGCGGCGCGGCGAGCGTGCTCTCCGGCAGGCTCTCGTACACCTTCGGACTGGAGGGCCCGGCGGTGACCGTGGACACCGCGTGCTCGTCGTCGCTGGTGGCGCTGCACCTGGCGGCGCAGTCACTGCGGGCGGGCGAGTGCGAGTTGGCGCTGGCCGGCGGGGCCACCGTGCTGTCGACCCCGGAGGCGTTCATCGGCTTCAGCCGGACGCGCGGACTGTCCCCGGACGGCCGGTGCAAGCCGTTCTCGGCCACCGCCGACGGTACGAGCTGGGGCGAGGGCGTCGGTCTGGTGCTGCTGGAGCGGTTGTCCGACGCCCGGCGCAACGGGCATCGCGTACTGGCCGTCGTCCGCGGCACCGCCACCAACCAGGACGGCGCCAGCAACGGGCTGTCCGCGCCCAACGGCCCCTCCCAGCAACGCGTCATCCGCCAGGCCCTGGCCAACGCCCGCCTCTCCACCGCCGACGTGGACGCCGTGGAGGCGCACGGCACCGGCACCACGCTCGGCGACCCGATCGAGGCGCAGGCTCTGCTGGAGAGCTACGGGCAGGACCGCCCGGCCGACCAGCCCCTGTGGGTGGGCTCGGTGAAGTCCAACATCGGGCACACGGCCGCGGCCGCGGGCGTGGCCGGTGTGATCAAGATGGTGAAGGCCATGGAGCGGGGCGTCCTGCCGAGCACGCTGCACCTGAGCGAGCCGACGCCGCACGTGGACTGGTCCGCGGGTGCCATGGAGCTGCTGTCTGAGGCGGTCCCGTGGCCGCAGACCGGGCGTCCGCGGCGAGCCGGTGTGTCGGCGTTCGGCATCAGCGGGACGAACGCGCACGTGATCCTGGAGGAGCCGCCCCAGGAGGAGGCCCCGCAGCCCGAGGCGCCCGCGACGGCTCCGGGGGCCCTGCCGTGGCTGCTGTCGGCGCACAGCGCGGCGGCCCTGCGGGCGCAGGCGGAACGACTGCGCGAGCACCTGTCCGCGCGGCCCGGGACCGACCTGGCGGCCGTGGCCGGGACGCTGGCCTTCAACCGCGCGACACTGCCGCACCGCGCGGTCGTCGTCGGCGCCGACCGGACGGACTTCGAGGCGAGTCTCGCGGCCCTGGCGTCGGGCACGTCGGGTCCCGGCCTGGTGCGTGGTACGCCCGCCACCGGCCGCCTGGGGTTCCTCTTCCCCGGCGAGGGCAGCCAGTTCCCTTGCATGGGGCGGGAGTTGTACGAGCGCTACCAGGTCTTCGCGCGAGCGCTGGACGAGCTGTGCGAGGCCTTGGACCGCGAGATGAACCTCCACGGCGACTCGGCCCGGCCCGGGCTGCGCGAGGTGCTGTTCGCCGTGGCCGGCACCCCTGAGGCTGCCCTGCTGGACGAGACCGAGTACGCCCAGGCCGGCCTGTTCGCCGTCGGGGCGGCGTCCTTCTGGCTGCTGCAGTCCTGGGACGTGGTCCCGGACGTGCTGGGCGGTCACTCGGTCGGCGAGCTGACGGCCGCCTACGCGGCGGGCGCGCTGTCTGCCGAGGACGCCTGCCGGCTGGTGGCGGCGCGCGGGCTCCTGATGCGAGCAGCGTCCGGTGAGGGCGAGCTGCAGCGGTCGTCGCGGGAGTCCCGCCCGGCCCTGACCGACAGCGCCCTGGAGGAGTTCGGGCGGATCGCCGGCACGCTGGCCTTCCAGCCACCTCGTATCGCCCTGCTGTCGAGCGGCACGGCCGAGGAGGTGAGCACGCCCGAGTACTGGGTGCGCCACCTGCGCGAGGCAGCCGGCGCCCACGACACCGTGCGCGCCCTGCTGGATGCCGACGTCACGACGGTGGTCGAGCCCGGCGCGGGCGGTGCGCTGACGGCGCTCGTGACCGACGCGGCGGCCGAGCGCCCGGGCCCGGCCGTCGAGGCGGTGCCGCTGCTGCGGCGCGACCACCCGGAGCAGCAGAGCGCACTGGAGGCGCTGGCCCGACTGCACGTCCGCGGAGTGCGGGTCGACTGGTCCGCCGCCCTGGACGTCCCCGCCGGTGCCCACACCGGCCTCCCCACGTACGCGTTCCAGAGCCGCCGTTTCTGGCCGGACGGCACGCTCCCGACGGCGGTCGCGACGGTCGGCGGCGCGGGCGACGGGCCGTCCCCCGACGACGCGGCGGCACAGCTGCACGAACGCCTGGCCCCGCTCACCGCCGACGCCCGTGAGGACGCCCTGCGAACCCTGGTCGCCCAGCACGTCGCCAGGGCCCTCGGGCACGCCGACACCACGGAGGTCGAGGAGGCGTTCAGCCTCCCGGAGCTGGGCATCGAATCCGTCATGGCCGCGGAGATCCGTGTCCAACTCCAGACGGCCACCGGAGCGCGGCTCCGCTCCACGGTCCTCTTCGAGCACCCCACGCTCGACAAGTTCGCCGCCCACCTCCACACGCTACTGGTCACCGCGTCGCTGCTTCCTCCGCCGGGGGACCTGCCCGGGGACTCCCAACCCGTCGCGAGCGAGACGGCCGCCCCGGAGCCCGCCGGCGGGGGCGTCCTGGCCGCGCTGGCCGCGCGGGCCGGACAGGAAGGGCACTTCGCGGAGTTCCTCACGTTCCTGGAGGACGCCGCCCGGTTCCGGGAGACATTCGACGCGGCGGACGTCGCGGCCGGGACCGTACGGCGGCCCGCGCCGGTGCGGCTGGCGCGCGGCGGTGACGGACCCGCACTCGTGTGTTTCCCGTCGTTCGCGGGCAAGTCCGGCGCCCACCAGTACGCCCGGCTCGCCACCGGCCTGCGCGGCGAACGGGACGTGTGGGTGCTGCCCGCGCCCGGCTTCGTCGCGGGCGAACCCCTGCCCGCCGACCTCGACGCCCTGGTCCGGCTGCACGCCGACGACGTCGAACGGTGCACCGACGGCGCGCCGTTCGCGCTCCTCGGGCACTCCGCCGGAGGCTGGCTCGCGAACGCGGTGGGCACGGAGCTGGTGCGCCGGGGTCTGCGTCCCGCGGCCCTGGTCCTGCTGGACAGCTACGCGCCCGGCAGCCCCGTGCTGCCGCCCATCGGGCAGTACATCGGCCGCTCGCTCACCGAAGCGCCCGTCGACGGCGCCGCCGCCCTCCTGGACGACACCGCCCTGACCGCGATAGGCGGCTTCGGCCGGATCTTCGCGGGCTGGGTCCCGGCCGATCTCGACGTCCCGTCCCTCCAGGTCCGGGCGACCGAGCGGGTGCCGGAACCCGGATTCCCCGAGTCCGGCTGGCAGGCGCACTGGCCCGGACTGCCCGCGCCCGTCGAGGTGGATGTGCCCGGCGACCACTTCACGATGATCGTCGACCACGCCGGGACCACGCTCGACGCGGTCCGCGCCCACCTTTCCCCCTGACCCGGTCGTAACCCGGCCGTGAGGGCGGGAGTCCGGGGCCATATCCCCGGCCCCGGACTCCCGCTCTCGTTCCCGACCAGCGATCCGGGCCGGTCCCCCGCGGCGGCGGCCTCGACCGCGCCCGCAAGGCCGCCTGACGCGCACCGACCCCTCCGCTCTCCCCGCAGTACCACTCCCCCCGCAGACTCCCTCCGGAAGGACGACCTCCGATGCCCACTCGCTGGTACCCGGTCGAAGAGGCCGGCGACTCGCTCTTCACCACCGCGTCCGTCTACCTGACGCGCACCGTCGACGTTCCCTACCCGGCCGAGGAGACCTGGGCGGCCCTGACCGACGACTCCGGCCCTGCCCACTGGACGAAGGGCGTGAAGCGGCTGACCTGGACCACTCCCCGGCCGTTCGGGGTCGGGACGACCCGGGAGGTCGAGACCTACGGAGGCTTCGTCCTGCGCGAGCGCTTCTACCGCTGGGACGAGGGACACCGCAAGACGTTCACCGTCGTCGAGAGCACCCGCAACGTCTTCAGGAGCCTCGTGGAGGACTACGTCGTGGAGTCCACCCCGGACGGCTCCCGGCTCACCTGGCAGTGGGCCGGCGAACTGCACCGCCCGTGGTCGCGGATGAAGGGCGTGGTGAAGCGGCTCGTCCTGGAGCCGACGGCCCGCTCCCACATCGGCGGACTGCCGGCCCACATGGCGGCCACCCGCTGACACGCGCACGAGTCGGACCACCACCGAACAGAACATCAGCAGGAGAGGACGCACATGTGTGGGATCGTCGGCTGGATCGCCTTCCAGCGTGACCTGGCGAGGGAACGCCCCACCCTGGACGCGATGACCGCCACCATGGTCTGCCGCGGCCCGGACGCCGAAGGCACCTGGGTGTCGCCGCACGCCGCCCTCGGGCACCGCCGGCTGTCGGTCATCGACCTGGAGGGCGGTGTCCAGCCCATGACGGTGGACACCCCGGACGGCCCGGTGGTGATGACGTACAGCGGTGAGGCATACAACTTCCGGGAGCTGCGCGACGAACTGCGGCGCCGTGGGCACGAATTCCGCACCTCCAGTGACACCGAGGTCGTCCTGCGCGGTTACCTGGAGTGGGGCGAGGCGGTCGCCGACCATCTCCTCGGCATGTTCGCGCTGGGCATCTGGGACGGCCGTACGGACCGCCTGATCCTGCTGCGCGACCACCTCGGCATCAAGCCGCTGTACGTGTACGAGACCGAGGACGGCGTCCTGTTCGGTTCGGAGACCAAGGCCCTACTGGCCCATCCGGCCGTGGAGGCCGTGGTGGACCGGGACGGCTTCCGGGAAATGATGGGGTACGTCAAGGAACCGGGCCAGGCCACGTGGAAGGGCATGCGGGAGGTCAAACCGGGCACCATGCTGATCGTCGACCGGGGCGGGGTCCGCGAGCGGGTCTACTGGCGGCTGGAGGTCGGCGAGCACCACGACGACACGGAGACGACGGTACGCCGGATCCGTGAGCTGCTGGAGGACAGCGTCAGCCGTCAGCTGGTCGCGGACGTACCGCTGTGCCTGCTGCTCTCCGGCGGTCTGGACTCCAGCGCCCTGACGGCCCTGGCCGCGCGGAAGCTCACCGAAGAGGGACGGCAGGCCAGGACGTTCACGGTCGACTTCGAACAGCCGGACGACTTCCGCGCGAACGAACTCCGCGGCTCGCCGGACGCCCCGTTCGCCCGCGAGGTCGTGGACCACGTCGGCACGCTGCACAGCAACATCAAACTGGACCACCAGAAGCTGGCCGACCCCGAGGTACGCCGGGCCGTGATCGCGGCCCGCGATCTTCCGTTCGGCTTCGGCGAGGGCGACAACTCCCTCTACCTGCTGTTCAAGGCGATCCGCGAGCACTCGACGGTGGCACTGTCCGGCGAGGGCGCCGACGAGACATTCGGCGGCTACCCGTGGTTCCACTCCCCGGCGGTGCAGCAGACCGCGACGTTCCCCTGGGTGGAGCCTCTGGTGCCCACCCGGCTGTACGAGCCGGAGCTGACGCTCGGCACCCTCGACCTGCCCGGCTACCTGGCGCAGCGCTGGTCCGACACGGTCGCACAACTGCCGTCCCTGCCCGGCGAGGACGCGCACGAGCGCCGTATGCGCGAGTTCTGCTACGTCCATGTGACCAGCGCGCTCCCCACGTTGCTGGACCGCAAGGACCGGATGAGCATGGCGGTCGGCCTGGAGGTGCGAGTTCCGATCTGCGACCACCGGCTGGTGCAGTACGTCTTCAACACGCCGTGGTCGATGAAGGCGTTCGACGGCCGGGAGAAGAGCCTGCTGCGCGCCGCCGTGCGCGACATGCTGCCGGCTTCGGTGGCGGACCGGCCAAAGGCGGGTTACCCGCTGACCCAGGAGCTGAGCTACGTCGGGGAGGTGCAGCGCCAGGTCGGAGAGCTGCTGTCCGACGACCACCGCGCGGTGGAGTTCTTCGACCGGGCGGCACTCACCGAAGCCGTGCGCGGGAAGCCGGAGGCGGTGGAACGTGACACCCGGGACGCCTTCGAGCGGGTCCTGGACCTGGCCGTCTGGCTCGACCTGTACCGCCCCACCATCAAGCTGTCCTGACCTCGCGTCACTGAGCCCGTCGAGGGGCACGGCCGGGCCGTGCCCCTCGACGGGCGAAGGATGGTCCGACTACGTGCGGGTGACGCGGTGTCGGACGGTTGCGGCGGGGCGCCGCTCCAGGTCGGGCTCGGCGAGGGCGAGCAGGCTCGCCCGGACCTCGTCGGCCAGCTCGCGCATGAACGGCCGGCTGAAGCAGGCGGTGTGGTGCGGGAACTCGATGGCGAGGCGGCCGTCGAACGTAGTGACGCAGGCCATGATCGGGCTGCGGCCGGCCTGCGGGAAGTAGTGCTCGCGGGCGGGCGTGAGCCGTACGTCGGTGACGCGCGTGCCCTCCGGGAGACGCGGGCCGGACACGGCACCCATGTTGGTGACGATGACCGTGCCGAGGTGGAGTGTCGGATGCTGCGGGACCGACGGCATGATGTGCATCTCCCGGAAGTGATCGCCGCGGTCGAGGAAGTCCCGCAGGCCGTCGCCGAATTCACGCGCCAGCTCCAGTACATCGGTGTCCTCGCCGACGGGCAGGGCCTGCAGGTGCATGCTGACCGCGGCGACCATGAGGGTGGCGGGCACCGGCGGCGACAGACGCGAGCGCAGATCGACCGGTGACAGGCAGCCCAGGACGCGCGGGTCCGTGCCGTCCATGCGCCGACGGGCCGCGAGCAGCAGGGCGGCGCTGATCAGGGCGTGCACGGACAGACCTTCCGCGCGGGCCCGCTCGCGCAGCCCGGTGGTCGGTTCGGTGTCGAGCAGCAGCCGCCGGACCTCGATGCGGTGGGGCTCCTCGGGCGCTTCCTCCGCTGCCTGCACGTCGTACGCGACGAGTTCGACCGGGCGGCGGCCGACGTTCTCCACACGCTGTTCCAGGTACTTCGCCGTGTCGGCCGCGTCCGAGTGTGGCAACAGCGTGCTGATGGGCGCGGGGAGTTCGGCCACGGGCGTGCGCGGAGCCAAGGTGTCGCCCATGCGCTCCCGGTAGCGGTCCCAGAGGGTGTTGAGCAGGGCGATCCCGCTGTGTCCGTCGGTGATGACGTGGTCGATGCTCAGGACCAGGGTGTGCCGCTCCTCGTCGGGGTCGCTCACGAGGACCGCCCGGGTCAGCGGACCACCCACCGTCAGCGGGGTGTTGAGCTCCTCCACGTACGCCTCCTCGCCCCCGGTGCGTGTCCGCAGCCGGGGCCGCTCGGCTTCCGGGAGAGATTCGAGGGCGTGGCCGTCGCCGTCCGGGACGATGTGCGTCAGCAGTTGCGGCTGCTCCGCCGTGACCGCCTCGAACGCCGCGGACAGGGCCGCCGAGTCGACGGGACCGTCCAGGGCACAGGAGAGGACCGCCCTGCTTCGCTGGGCGACGTAAAGGTTTTCCACGGGGCACAGCACGCGTCGCATGCAAACAGCCTT
Encoded proteins:
- a CDS encoding SRPBCC family protein, which codes for MPTRWYPVEEAGDSLFTTASVYLTRTVDVPYPAEETWAALTDDSGPAHWTKGVKRLTWTTPRPFGVGTTREVETYGGFVLRERFYRWDEGHRKTFTVVESTRNVFRSLVEDYVVESTPDGSRLTWQWAGELHRPWSRMKGVVKRLVLEPTARSHIGGLPAHMAATR
- a CDS encoding phthiocerol/phthiodiolone dimycocerosyl transferase family protein, coding for MRRVLCPVENLYVAQRSRAVLSCALDGPVDSAALSAAFEAVTAEQPQLLTHIVPDGDGHALESLPEAERPRLRTRTGGEEAYVEELNTPLTVGGPLTRAVLVSDPDEERHTLVLSIDHVITDGHSGIALLNTLWDRYRERMGDTLAPRTPVAELPAPISTLLPHSDAADTAKYLEQRVENVGRRPVELVAYDVQAAEEAPEEPHRIEVRRLLLDTEPTTGLRERARAEGLSVHALISAALLLAARRRMDGTDPRVLGCLSPVDLRSRLSPPVPATLMVAAVSMHLQALPVGEDTDVLELAREFGDGLRDFLDRGDHFREMHIMPSVPQHPTLHLGTVIVTNMGAVSGPRLPEGTRVTDVRLTPAREHYFPQAGRSPIMACVTTFDGRLAIEFPHHTACFSRPFMRELADEVRASLLALAEPDLERRPAATVRHRVTRT
- the asnB gene encoding asparagine synthase (glutamine-hydrolyzing), encoding MCGIVGWIAFQRDLARERPTLDAMTATMVCRGPDAEGTWVSPHAALGHRRLSVIDLEGGVQPMTVDTPDGPVVMTYSGEAYNFRELRDELRRRGHEFRTSSDTEVVLRGYLEWGEAVADHLLGMFALGIWDGRTDRLILLRDHLGIKPLYVYETEDGVLFGSETKALLAHPAVEAVVDRDGFREMMGYVKEPGQATWKGMREVKPGTMLIVDRGGVRERVYWRLEVGEHHDDTETTVRRIRELLEDSVSRQLVADVPLCLLLSGGLDSSALTALAARKLTEEGRQARTFTVDFEQPDDFRANELRGSPDAPFAREVVDHVGTLHSNIKLDHQKLADPEVRRAVIAARDLPFGFGEGDNSLYLLFKAIREHSTVALSGEGADETFGGYPWFHSPAVQQTATFPWVEPLVPTRLYEPELTLGTLDLPGYLAQRWSDTVAQLPSLPGEDAHERRMREFCYVHVTSALPTLLDRKDRMSMAVGLEVRVPICDHRLVQYVFNTPWSMKAFDGREKSLLRAAVRDMLPASVADRPKAGYPLTQELSYVGEVQRQVGELLSDDHRAVEFFDRAALTEAVRGKPEAVERDTRDAFERVLDLAVWLDLYRPTIKLS